Proteins from one Geothermobacter hydrogeniphilus genomic window:
- a CDS encoding MFS transporter, which yields MKLIILTTLLTLSALYAPQPLLPVLAREFGVSRDAVALLTTIAFIPLSVAPLLYGYLLQSVSARRMLRCSLLLLGLSEFFFAAANVFPLLLGLRLLQGLLVPAILTALMTYVSQRSTAGTVQRSMAVYIAATILGGFLGRLCSGGLATLFGWRSSFIVLGISLLLCAWLLGRLQDVSEVQLAKPHPRLLWQVLRQGWFLRTYLAVFCLFLVFAAVMNYLPFRLTEISSEASELRIGLMYSGYLMGVVTALAAVRIINRCGGAIFAMLIGFSGYLVAIGGLLGSSVVGLFADMFLFCGSMFLIHATASGWLNRSAGSHKGVVNGLYIAFYYGGGVVGSSLPGPIYSRFGWEGVVYGLAAVAALGLGLVFSCLGAQNKGLPVLVEDQERF from the coding sequence ATGAAACTGATCATCCTCACCACTCTGCTGACCCTGTCGGCGCTCTATGCTCCCCAGCCGTTGCTGCCGGTGCTGGCGCGTGAATTCGGCGTCAGTCGTGACGCCGTCGCCCTGCTGACCACGATCGCCTTTATCCCGTTGAGTGTCGCGCCGTTGCTGTACGGTTACCTGCTGCAGTCGGTCTCCGCGCGGCGGATGCTGCGCTGCAGTCTGTTGCTGCTGGGACTGTCGGAGTTTTTTTTCGCCGCTGCCAATGTTTTTCCGCTGCTGCTCGGCCTGCGCCTGCTGCAGGGGCTGCTGGTGCCGGCGATACTCACCGCCCTGATGACCTATGTCTCCCAGCGATCGACGGCGGGTACCGTGCAGCGTTCCATGGCCGTCTATATCGCCGCGACGATTCTCGGCGGTTTCCTCGGTCGCCTCTGTTCCGGGGGATTGGCGACCCTGTTCGGCTGGCGCAGCAGTTTCATCGTCCTCGGCATCAGTCTGTTGCTTTGCGCCTGGCTGCTCGGGCGGCTGCAGGATGTCAGTGAGGTTCAGCTGGCAAAACCCCACCCGCGCCTGCTCTGGCAGGTGCTGCGTCAGGGCTGGTTTCTGCGTACCTATCTCGCCGTCTTCTGCCTGTTCCTGGTGTTTGCCGCGGTGATGAACTATCTTCCCTTCCGGCTGACGGAAATCAGCAGTGAGGCGAGCGAACTGCGGATCGGGCTGATGTATTCCGGCTACCTGATGGGGGTGGTCACGGCGCTTGCCGCGGTGCGGATTATCAATCGCTGCGGCGGGGCGATTTTTGCCATGCTGATCGGCTTCAGTGGCTACCTGGTGGCTATCGGCGGCCTGCTCGGCAGCAGTGTCGTCGGCCTGTTCGCCGACATGTTCCTTTTCTGCGGCTCGATGTTTCTGATACACGCCACTGCTTCCGGATGGCTCAACCGTTCGGCCGGCAGTCACAAGGGGGTGGTCAACGGGCTCTACATCGCCTTCTATTACGGCGGTGGCGTGGTCGGTTCGTCACTGCCCGGTCCGATTTACAGCCGTTTCGGCTGGGAGGGGGTGGTCTACGGGCTTGCCGCCGTTGCCGCGCTCGGGCTGGGGCTGGTTTTCTCCTGTCTCGGTGCGCAGAACAAGGGGTTGCCGGTGCTGGTCGAGGATCAGGAGCGGTTCTGA
- a CDS encoding right-handed parallel beta-helix repeat-containing protein, translated as MRLCRRLLILLLLLPGACARPQPPVLTFGDHVIAGAETWSGEVRISGVVTVKKTGLLTILPGTRVLFAKVDRDGDGIGDAELLVEGRLVARGRSEQPILFSSAEQEPAPADWKYLYLDFARPAEISHLISEYAYSGIQIHFSKAQLTDSEFRYNIDGVRFSTVNLELARNLIHHNRNGLRYEERRSTGRVHHNTIRDNDVGLFVVTRSSGRVLVEQNNIVNNREYQVKFGLQQRRNVAFPRNWWGTTDPRTIQRQFFDHRFDGTLGRAEAPQFLLAPVPGTP; from the coding sequence ATGCGTCTGTGCCGGAGATTGCTGATCCTGTTGTTGCTGCTGCCGGGGGCCTGCGCCAGGCCGCAACCGCCCGTTCTGACGTTCGGCGACCATGTCATTGCCGGGGCGGAGACCTGGAGCGGCGAGGTGCGGATCAGCGGCGTGGTGACGGTCAAGAAAACCGGCTTGCTGACCATCCTGCCCGGCACCCGGGTGCTGTTCGCGAAGGTTGACCGCGACGGTGACGGTATCGGTGATGCCGAGTTGCTGGTCGAAGGTCGGCTGGTGGCGCGCGGCCGCAGCGAGCAGCCGATTCTGTTCAGCAGTGCCGAACAGGAACCGGCCCCGGCCGACTGGAAATATCTTTATCTTGATTTCGCCCGTCCCGCGGAAATCTCTCACCTGATCTCAGAGTACGCCTACAGCGGCATCCAGATTCATTTCAGCAAGGCGCAACTGACCGATTCCGAGTTTCGGTACAATATCGACGGGGTTCGTTTCTCGACCGTCAACCTGGAGCTGGCCCGCAACCTGATTCACCATAATCGCAACGGATTGCGTTACGAGGAGCGTCGCAGCACCGGCCGCGTCCACCACAACACCATCCGTGACAATGACGTCGGCCTGTTTGTCGTCACCCGTTCGAGCGGTCGGGTTCTGGTTGAACAGAACAACATCGTCAACAACCGCGAGTACCAGGTCAAGTTCGGCCTGCAGCAGCGCCGGAATGTTGCCTTTCCGCGCAACTGGTGGGGGACCACCGATCCCCGCACCATCCAGCGGCAGTTTTTCGACCATCGCTTCGACGGTACTCTCGGTCGTGCCGAGGCCCCGCAATTCCTGCTCGCGCCGGTGCCGGGGACGCCGTAA
- a CDS encoding carboxypeptidase-like regulatory domain-containing protein has translation MRQFPARYFFLLMLLFVALPAWAGSGVKGRAAWRGELVPGLRISAYRQIADIPRGKVLAVSEPTALDGTYQLELPPGSYVLVARSFSGEPKPGDYFCYYSGSPIQVQAGHYTNVGFNLIRVPAEPAPRKARRSGLQGEISYQGELLEKVYLYVYRDTKSGFKGPAYNIVPVEKGKFRLRLPPGDYYLLARKRLAGGRYGPVAIGDYFNFYYGNPVHLEKGTIRSIHLETITRLSNLEQGEDELPFQGVRGRVFGADGAPVAGLYVFAYRHPKMTGTPDFFSAATDAEGRFALRLPPSGRYYLLARQSFGGPAAEGELYGKYSRNSEHRVELTEANPVREVEIHVQPISAR, from the coding sequence ATGCGACAATTTCCCGCGAGATATTTTTTTCTGCTGATGCTGTTGTTCGTCGCCCTGCCGGCCTGGGCCGGCAGCGGTGTCAAGGGACGCGCCGCCTGGCGTGGTGAGCTGGTTCCGGGATTGCGGATTTCAGCCTATCGCCAGATTGCCGATATCCCCCGCGGCAAGGTGCTGGCGGTTTCCGAACCGACCGCCCTCGACGGTACCTATCAACTGGAACTGCCTCCCGGAAGCTATGTGCTGGTGGCGCGCAGCTTCAGCGGCGAACCGAAGCCGGGCGATTATTTCTGCTACTACAGCGGTTCACCGATTCAGGTGCAGGCCGGACATTACACCAATGTCGGCTTCAACCTGATCCGGGTGCCCGCTGAGCCGGCGCCCCGCAAGGCACGGCGCAGCGGCCTGCAGGGGGAGATCAGCTACCAGGGGGAACTGCTGGAAAAGGTCTACCTCTACGTCTACCGTGATACCAAAAGCGGCTTCAAGGGACCGGCGTACAATATCGTTCCCGTCGAGAAGGGAAAATTCCGCCTGCGGCTGCCGCCCGGAGACTATTACCTGCTGGCACGCAAACGCCTTGCCGGCGGGCGTTACGGGCCGGTGGCGATCGGCGATTATTTCAACTTCTATTACGGCAATCCGGTGCACCTGGAGAAAGGCACCATCCGTTCGATTCACCTGGAGACCATCACCCGCTTGTCCAACCTGGAACAGGGTGAGGATGAACTGCCCTTCCAGGGGGTCCGCGGGCGGGTTTTCGGTGCCGACGGTGCCCCGGTTGCCGGGCTCTACGTTTTCGCCTATCGCCATCCGAAAATGACCGGGACACCCGATTTCTTCTCCGCCGCCACCGATGCCGAGGGCCGTTTCGCGTTGCGTCTGCCGCCGTCCGGCCGATACTACCTGCTGGCGCGGCAATCCTTCGGCGGGCCGGCCGCTGAAGGTGAACTGTACGGGAAGTATTCCCGGAACAGCGAGCACCGGGTCGAGTTGACCGAAGCGAACCCGGTGCGGGAGGTCGAAATCCATGTTCAACCGATTTCTGCGCGTTAG
- a CDS encoding right-handed parallel beta-helix repeat-containing protein, with product MFNRFLRVSLLPALLLIVLSAGNGYCGADYSGRLLGHSLWQGEVRLTGPVEVPLETTLTIAAGCRVTAASPAAKLTVRGTLLVQGSESEPVVFQTPPGWQGIEFMESNGKSIIRQARFADSEAALSSYGSHFEVTDSEFSNCRFGVRLLRESDPLIAGNRFIGGKIAIDNEMRSSPTIRDNLFRGFKQMAILASHNSRGMISNNRFIGNQQGVGLQQPYPDKVVDNLFRDNEIAMFCNQTKDTPQILNNRFENNRTALINYAFAYPRVRGNVFVGNGIAIRNDQYGSPFVENNRFEKNETAIYNYRKSNPRIRNNIIADNDLALFCDYSSYPLVRENNFLGNRQAVKLGIYQSADWEKRSGSKALVMQKSRERGSKNSMLAQAPTDFEDRIDVSKNWWGGDNQRLAAADEKTNDDLFWDRHDQPTVVYEGFGPEAYQLDRVVFQPVLDAPVAAAGPQR from the coding sequence ATGTTCAACCGATTTCTGCGCGTTAGCCTGCTACCCGCCTTGTTGCTGATCGTATTGTCGGCGGGCAACGGATATTGCGGCGCCGATTATTCCGGGCGGTTGCTCGGGCACAGCCTCTGGCAGGGTGAGGTGCGCCTGACCGGACCGGTCGAGGTGCCGCTCGAAACCACCCTGACCATCGCCGCCGGTTGTCGGGTGACGGCGGCGAGCCCCGCCGCCAAGCTCACGGTTCGCGGCACCCTGCTGGTCCAGGGGAGCGAAAGTGAACCGGTGGTGTTCCAGACGCCGCCGGGCTGGCAGGGGATTGAATTCATGGAGTCGAACGGCAAAAGCATCATTCGCCAGGCCCGTTTTGCCGACAGTGAGGCGGCCCTGAGCAGTTACGGCAGCCACTTCGAAGTCACCGACAGTGAGTTTTCCAACTGCCGGTTCGGTGTCCGGCTGCTGCGCGAGTCGGATCCGCTGATTGCCGGCAACCGCTTCATCGGCGGCAAGATCGCCATCGACAACGAGATGCGCTCCAGTCCGACCATCCGCGACAACCTGTTTCGGGGATTCAAGCAGATGGCGATCCTCGCTTCTCACAACAGCCGGGGAATGATCAGCAACAATCGTTTTATCGGCAATCAGCAGGGGGTCGGTCTGCAGCAGCCCTACCCGGACAAGGTGGTCGACAACCTGTTCCGCGACAACGAGATCGCCATGTTCTGCAACCAGACCAAGGACACCCCGCAGATTCTCAACAACCGTTTCGAGAACAACCGCACCGCGCTGATCAACTACGCCTTCGCCTATCCACGGGTGCGCGGCAATGTTTTTGTCGGCAACGGCATCGCCATCCGCAACGACCAGTACGGCTCGCCCTTCGTCGAGAACAACCGTTTCGAGAAGAATGAAACCGCCATCTACAACTATCGCAAATCGAATCCGCGTATCCGCAACAACATCATTGCCGACAATGATCTGGCCCTGTTCTGCGACTACTCTTCCTATCCGCTGGTGCGGGAGAACAATTTTCTCGGTAACCGCCAGGCGGTCAAGCTCGGTATCTACCAGAGCGCTGACTGGGAAAAACGGTCCGGATCAAAGGCTCTGGTGATGCAGAAATCACGCGAGCGGGGCAGCAAGAACAGCATGCTGGCCCAGGCGCCGACCGACTTCGAGGACCGGATCGACGTGTCGAAGAACTGGTGGGGCGGGGACAACCAGCGCCTGGCTGCCGCCGACGAGAAGACCAATGACGATCTTTTCTGGGATCGCCATGATCAGCCGACCGTGGTCTACGAGGGCTTTGGACCGGAGGCTTATCAGCTCGATCGGGTGGTGTTCCAGCCGGTCCTCGATGCCCCGGTCGCCGCCGCGGGACCGCAAAGATGA
- a CDS encoding M48 family metallopeptidase, with amino-acid sequence MPASDSCCILAAMSATFLFLLLAVYAGKLLLRALNLRFLARHGDDIPDGWEADIDRDRLRKANRYTLAGSRLGLLESLFSQVLGLLFAFLLLPHYDAWVQAKSSHLVLQGLLFFGLLGLAQALLGLPFSAWRTFVIEARFGFNRTGWRLWLQDLLKGSLVSALLFAALVSGALALVLWSPHGWWLPVWGFMALLSLLLLYISPCLIEPLFFKFSPLRRPGLENRVRELAEGAGIKVSRVQQVDASRRSGHSNAYFTGIGRVKRIVLFDTLLEQLEDGQVLAVLAHELGHWKHGHLRRRLVAGQLVSLAACLSAWWLLQQDWLPRLVGAADLSFCGRLVVLSLLGGLLGFCWTPVASWLSRRHERQADRYAVQATGQPGELAAALRRMARENLSNLHPHPLYAAIYFSHPPVVERVAALVEADEGP; translated from the coding sequence TTGCCTGCCTCCGATTCCTGCTGTATTCTCGCGGCCATGTCGGCTACTTTTCTTTTTCTGCTGCTGGCGGTCTATGCTGGCAAACTGCTGCTGCGTGCCCTCAATCTGAGATTTCTCGCCCGTCACGGTGATGATATCCCCGATGGCTGGGAAGCGGATATCGACCGGGACCGGCTGCGAAAGGCGAACCGCTACACCCTCGCCGGCAGTCGGCTGGGGTTGCTCGAATCGTTGTTCAGCCAGGTCCTGGGGCTGTTGTTCGCCTTTCTGCTGCTGCCCCATTATGATGCCTGGGTGCAGGCGAAGAGCAGTCATCTGGTGCTCCAGGGGCTGCTTTTTTTCGGTCTGCTGGGACTTGCCCAGGCGCTGCTCGGCCTTCCGTTCAGCGCCTGGCGGACCTTCGTCATCGAAGCGCGTTTCGGTTTCAACCGGACCGGCTGGCGGCTCTGGCTGCAGGACCTGCTGAAGGGTTCCCTGGTCTCGGCCCTCCTCTTCGCAGCGCTGGTGTCGGGGGCGCTGGCCCTGGTTCTCTGGAGCCCGCACGGGTGGTGGCTGCCGGTCTGGGGCTTCATGGCGCTGCTCAGCCTGTTGCTGCTCTATATCTCCCCCTGCCTGATCGAACCGCTCTTTTTCAAATTTTCTCCGCTGCGGCGTCCCGGGCTCGAAAACCGTGTGCGGGAGCTGGCGGAGGGGGCGGGGATCAAGGTCTCGCGCGTGCAGCAGGTTGACGCCTCGCGTCGCAGCGGCCATTCCAACGCCTATTTTACCGGTATCGGCCGGGTCAAGCGGATCGTGCTGTTCGACACCCTGCTGGAGCAGCTGGAGGATGGGCAGGTGCTGGCCGTCCTGGCCCACGAACTGGGGCACTGGAAACACGGGCACCTGCGTCGTCGCCTGGTTGCCGGTCAGCTGGTCAGCCTGGCTGCCTGCCTGTCCGCCTGGTGGCTGCTGCAGCAGGACTGGCTGCCGCGGCTGGTCGGCGCCGCCGATCTGAGCTTCTGCGGGCGGCTGGTGGTGCTGTCCCTGCTCGGCGGCCTGCTCGGGTTCTGCTGGACGCCTGTTGCCAGCTGGCTGTCACGGCGTCATGAGCGGCAGGCCGATCGCTACGCCGTGCAGGCAACCGGACAACCAGGGGAGCTGGCCGCCGCGTTGCGGCGGATGGCACGTGAGAATCTCAGCAACCTGCATCCCCATCCCCTCTACGCGGCGATCTATTTCTCCCATCCCCCGGTGGTGGAGCGTGTTGCCGCCCTAGTGGAGGCGGACGAAGGGCCATGA
- a CDS encoding carboxypeptidase-like regulatory domain-containing protein, whose protein sequence is MKALLLVLILALLPQAAVAGRVSGRVVADDRPLAGLRVGAYRDLLPGSEPLASTRSDAEGLYHFDLPEGRYAFFAADRDHRLFAFSGRNPVIVGKDDLWLGLQAVPVSAAVVSDYDDEYSAALEGRVLFAGKPLAGAFVYLYLDTAEGLKGQGYRMSPPTGADGSFFFDNLPESSYFVLARQRQNGQQVGPVLTGDRIGFYPGNPVVLRAGKVLKIELATVEKQHSAAASETLLPAGATRISGRVVDAAGQPAAGVHVFAYTNRVIGHQRPAALSSPTGADGRFQVFLPTGGTYYLGAREFYGDSPAPGERFGLYQETADHGLTVATGERVDKLRIVVEPIRLE, encoded by the coding sequence ATGAAGGCTCTGCTGCTGGTGCTGATTCTCGCGCTGCTGCCGCAGGCGGCCGTTGCCGGTCGGGTTTCCGGCCGGGTGGTGGCCGACGACCGACCGCTGGCCGGTCTGCGGGTCGGGGCCTACCGGGACCTGCTGCCGGGCAGTGAACCGCTGGCGAGTACCCGCAGCGACGCCGAAGGGCTCTACCATTTCGATCTGCCGGAAGGACGCTACGCTTTTTTCGCCGCCGATCGGGACCATCGGCTGTTCGCCTTCAGCGGCCGCAATCCGGTCATTGTCGGCAAGGATGACCTCTGGCTGGGACTGCAGGCGGTACCCGTGAGTGCCGCCGTGGTCAGTGATTATGATGACGAGTACAGCGCCGCCCTGGAAGGCCGGGTTCTCTTTGCCGGCAAGCCGCTGGCCGGAGCGTTCGTCTACCTCTACCTCGATACCGCCGAGGGCCTGAAAGGGCAGGGGTACCGGATGTCGCCGCCGACCGGGGCGGACGGCAGCTTCTTTTTTGACAATCTGCCGGAAAGCAGTTACTTCGTTCTTGCCCGGCAGCGTCAGAACGGCCAGCAGGTGGGGCCGGTGCTGACCGGAGATCGGATCGGGTTTTACCCGGGCAACCCGGTAGTGCTGCGGGCCGGAAAGGTGCTGAAGATAGAACTGGCGACGGTGGAGAAGCAGCACAGCGCCGCGGCCAGTGAAACTTTGCTGCCCGCCGGAGCCACCCGGATCAGCGGCCGGGTGGTCGATGCCGCCGGGCAGCCGGCGGCGGGGGTGCATGTCTTTGCCTATACCAACCGGGTCATCGGTCACCAGCGACCGGCCGCGTTGTCGAGTCCGACCGGCGCCGACGGCCGGTTCCAGGTTTTTCTGCCGACCGGCGGTACCTACTATCTCGGCGCCCGGGAATTCTACGGCGACTCCCCGGCGCCTGGGGAACGCTTCGGTCTCTACCAGGAGACCGCCGACCACGGCCTGACGGTCGCGACCGGAGAGAGGGTCGACAAGCTGCGGATCGTCGTCGAACCGATCCGCCTGGAGTAG
- a CDS encoding nitrous oxide reductase accessory protein NosL, with protein MRRICLFSAGLLLFFFTGALPALAGPPPVPGPKVRCPVCGMFVAPYAAWQSSILYSDGRRDYFDGPKDLFRQFFSLDEAGLKSVREVWVTEYYSAQPIPADAVYFIGGSDVLGPMGEDLVPVKGRKAAETFLRDHGGKRILQFDGHQLNPVAAQ; from the coding sequence ATGCGCCGAATCTGCCTGTTTTCTGCCGGATTGCTGCTGTTCTTTTTCACCGGAGCCCTGCCCGCCCTGGCCGGCCCGCCGCCGGTGCCCGGGCCCAAGGTTCGCTGCCCGGTCTGCGGCATGTTCGTCGCGCCCTATGCCGCCTGGCAGTCGAGCATCCTTTACAGCGATGGCCGTCGTGATTACTTCGACGGTCCGAAGGACCTGTTCCGGCAGTTTTTTTCCCTGGATGAGGCTGGCCTCAAGTCCGTCCGCGAGGTCTGGGTCACCGAGTACTATTCAGCCCAGCCGATTCCGGCCGATGCGGTCTACTTCATCGGTGGCAGCGACGTGCTCGGCCCGATGGGAGAGGACCTGGTCCCGGTCAAGGGGCGTAAGGCGGCGGAAACCTTTCTCCGCGACCATGGCGGCAAGCGCATCCTGCAATTCGATGGTCACCAACTGAATCCCGTGGCCGCGCAATGA
- a CDS encoding right-handed parallel beta-helix repeat-containing protein — MRILLLIGLLWPALLSAMTLDGETRWQGAMTIREPVRVVSGATLRIEPGARITFAGGGLTVSGRLIARQCELGGKNWSGIVLKGVGADTLLADCRISGAATGVLVESGEPRLEGLTLEGNRIGIELRRKSAATVTGCLLRDNSRVGLFVKDGATAAVVNNRFEKNGRFGAYLYKAQPRRFTGNVFTGNPTGLMVSHYGSNPRLVENCLTGNGTAVLVDRAARPVLRRNDIRDNEIGVRCYRRSDPLLEKNRISGNRTGVSIAYSSYPRLRDNDLSGNGTALFLEYQSAQWEREKGAAAREQEVSRSAFGGRPRQEVGEAERRPRKLDGTIDARGNWWGTAATAELGRIGDDGNPSFIDDGRDRPTFEEGGRNWPLDRVRFAPWLNEAVW, encoded by the coding sequence GTGAGAATTCTGTTGCTGATCGGTTTGTTGTGGCCGGCCCTGCTGTCGGCCATGACCCTGGACGGCGAAACCCGCTGGCAGGGCGCGATGACCATCCGCGAGCCGGTCCGGGTCGTGTCCGGGGCGACGCTGCGCATCGAACCCGGGGCCCGGATCACCTTTGCCGGCGGCGGGTTGACGGTGAGCGGTCGATTGATCGCCAGGCAGTGCGAACTGGGCGGCAAAAACTGGAGTGGTATCGTTCTCAAGGGCGTCGGCGCCGACACCCTGCTGGCCGACTGCCGGATCAGCGGGGCGGCCACCGGCGTGCTGGTCGAAAGCGGCGAGCCGCGTCTTGAAGGTCTGACCCTGGAGGGAAACCGCATCGGTATCGAGTTGCGGCGGAAGAGCGCCGCCACCGTCACCGGCTGCCTGCTGCGCGACAACAGCCGGGTCGGCCTGTTCGTTAAGGATGGCGCCACCGCGGCGGTGGTCAACAACCGGTTTGAAAAAAACGGCCGGTTCGGTGCCTATCTCTACAAGGCGCAGCCACGGAGATTCACCGGCAATGTTTTTACCGGCAACCCGACCGGCCTGATGGTCAGTCATTACGGCTCGAACCCGCGACTGGTCGAGAACTGCCTGACCGGCAACGGCACCGCGGTGCTGGTTGACCGGGCGGCCAGGCCGGTGCTGCGGCGCAACGACATCCGTGACAACGAGATCGGGGTACGCTGTTACCGGCGCTCTGATCCGCTGCTGGAGAAAAACCGTATCAGCGGCAACCGGACCGGGGTGAGCATCGCCTATTCGAGCTATCCGCGACTGCGGGACAACGATCTTTCCGGCAACGGCACGGCGCTGTTTCTCGAATATCAATCGGCGCAGTGGGAGCGGGAGAAGGGAGCCGCGGCGCGCGAGCAGGAGGTCTCCCGCAGTGCCTTCGGCGGTCGGCCGCGACAGGAGGTGGGGGAGGCCGAGCGGCGGCCGCGCAAGCTCGACGGCACCATCGACGCCCGCGGCAACTGGTGGGGCACCGCCGCGACCGCTGAACTGGGACGGATCGGTGATGACGGCAATCCCTCCTTCATCGATGACGGTCGTGACCGGCCGACCTTCGAGGAGGGTGGGCGAAACTGGCCGCTGGACAGGGTGCGGTTCGCGCCCTGGCTGAATGAAGCGGTCTGGTAA
- a CDS encoding alpha/beta fold hydrolase produces MLSFDDIGRGPAVVLVHGFPLCRKMWRPQVDELVAAGYRVITPDLPGFGQSPLSGEASMDGYADALVEMLDKLELDQAVVGGMSMGGYVLCNLLDRYPRRLSAAMFLMTRAAADDEAGKAKRTALAAEAAAGNLTPIAEAFEAILFAPGIAQQRPELVMQVRSWMLATPSRGVAGGLLAMRDRRDYLEQLRHFDLPALVVGAEQDVAIALGHSQLLAEQLPAARFETIPGAGHLANLEQPQMFSAVLRDFLAELALEE; encoded by the coding sequence ATGCTCAGTTTTGACGATATCGGTCGTGGCCCGGCGGTGGTGCTTGTTCATGGATTTCCCCTCTGCCGGAAGATGTGGCGTCCGCAGGTCGATGAACTGGTCGCTGCCGGTTACCGGGTGATCACTCCGGACCTGCCGGGATTCGGCCAGTCGCCGCTGTCGGGTGAGGCAAGCATGGATGGCTACGCCGATGCCCTGGTCGAAATGCTCGATAAGCTGGAACTCGATCAGGCGGTTGTCGGCGGGATGTCGATGGGTGGCTATGTCCTCTGCAACCTGCTGGACCGTTACCCGCGGCGGTTGTCAGCGGCAATGTTCCTGATGACCCGTGCCGCGGCCGATGACGAGGCGGGGAAGGCGAAGCGGACCGCTCTGGCGGCCGAGGCCGCCGCCGGCAACCTGACGCCGATTGCCGAGGCTTTCGAAGCGATTCTGTTCGCTCCGGGGATCGCGCAGCAGCGGCCCGAGCTGGTTATGCAGGTGCGTTCATGGATGCTCGCGACCCCGTCGCGCGGGGTCGCCGGCGGACTGCTGGCGATGCGTGACCGACGTGATTATCTCGAACAGTTGCGCCATTTCGACCTGCCGGCGCTGGTGGTAGGGGCCGAGCAGGATGTCGCCATCGCCCTCGGCCATTCGCAGTTGCTCGCCGAGCAATTGCCCGCCGCCCGATTTGAAACCATTCCCGGAGCCGGTCACCTGGCAAACCTTGAACAACCGCAGATGTTCAGCGCCGTGCTGCGGGATTTCCTTGCGGAGTTGGCGTTGGAGGAATAA
- a CDS encoding FKBP-type peptidyl-prolyl cis-trans isomerase produces the protein MKRIVTLLALAGFCCVGVLQAAAETKKPTSLEDRVSYGIGMNIGKDFKNKDFAVNPELLAQGLKDVLAGDKTLMTPEEVQRTIMELQSVLQKKIGDKNLAEGKAFLEANKKKEGVKVTASGLQYKVLKEGSGATPTAESNVKVNYKGTLIDGTEFDSSYKRGQPATFQVGRVIKGWVEGLQLMKVGSKYQFVIPPELAYGDRGAGPQIGPNSVLVFEVELLEVN, from the coding sequence ATGAAACGCATTGTCACACTGCTGGCCCTGGCCGGCTTCTGCTGTGTCGGGGTACTGCAGGCGGCAGCTGAAACGAAGAAACCGACCTCTCTCGAAGATCGGGTCAGCTACGGCATCGGGATGAATATCGGCAAGGACTTCAAAAACAAGGATTTTGCCGTCAATCCCGAGCTGCTTGCCCAGGGGCTCAAGGATGTGCTCGCCGGCGACAAGACCCTGATGACCCCCGAGGAAGTGCAGCGGACGATTATGGAACTGCAGTCGGTGCTGCAGAAGAAGATCGGAGACAAGAACCTTGCCGAGGGCAAGGCCTTTTTGGAGGCCAACAAGAAAAAGGAAGGGGTCAAGGTGACCGCCAGCGGCCTGCAGTACAAGGTTCTCAAGGAAGGCAGCGGAGCGACCCCGACCGCGGAGAGCAATGTCAAGGTCAACTACAAGGGAACGCTGATCGACGGCACCGAGTTTGACAGCAGCTACAAGCGCGGTCAGCCGGCCACCTTCCAGGTCGGCCGGGTGATCAAGGGCTGGGTCGAGGGGCTGCAGCTGATGAAGGTCGGCAGCAAGTACCAGTTCGTGATCCCGCCGGAACTGGCCTACGGCGACCGGGGTGCCGGCCCGCAGATCGGACCGAACTCGGTGCTGGTGTTCGAAGTTGAACTGCTGGAAGTCAATTGA
- a CDS encoding desulfoferrodoxin — MAKQLEVYKCELCGNIVEVLHSGAAPLVCCNQKMTLMTENTVDAAREKHVPVIEVGTDSITVKIGSVAHPMQDDHYIEWIELLADGKAYRQFLNPGDAPEATFLITATTVTAREYCNLHGHWSAEG; from the coding sequence ATGGCCAAACAGCTCGAAGTCTACAAATGCGAACTCTGCGGCAACATCGTCGAAGTCCTTCACAGCGGGGCCGCGCCGCTGGTCTGCTGCAACCAGAAGATGACCCTGATGACGGAGAATACCGTTGACGCGGCACGGGAAAAGCATGTCCCGGTGATCGAGGTCGGCACCGACAGCATCACCGTCAAGATCGGCAGTGTCGCCCACCCGATGCAGGACGATCACTACATCGAGTGGATCGAACTGCTGGCCGACGGCAAAGCCTACCGCCAATTTCTCAACCCCGGTGACGCTCCCGAGGCAACCTTCTTGATCACTGCCACGACCGTGACCGCCCGCGAGTACTGCAACCTCCACGGACACTGGTCTGCTGAGGGGTAG